The following are encoded together in the Flavihumibacter fluvii genome:
- a CDS encoding efflux RND transporter permease subunit — MWQKLGSLVLKYRIPLLISLLAATAFMGYHASKIQMSYEFSRAIPTNNPKYKDYIAFKQQFGEDGNLLVIGVQTDKLFTQAIFNGYTALARKLKTVNGVDNILSVPGAFNLVKNDSSEKLQAFRIFGDGELTQAQIDTGVGIFKNLPFYQGLLYNPAANAYLMGLGINKSILASPQRTKVVNEILGLCETFARQHQLTLHYSGLPLIRTQMADRIAKEMKWLLFGSLLLSAIILLLFFRSIGAMLISLAVVIIGVIWSVGTMHLLDYKITLLNALIPPLIVVIGIPNCIYFLNKYHISFNEIGNKNAALEKMIAKMGIVTLFCNIAAAIGFAVFALTKSAVLKEFGVVAGINIMVIFFISLIFIPVVLSFLPSPKTRHMRYLDNKWLLAVLDRLEIWALNHRKVIYGLTAMVTILAIAGMFRLKSEGFIVDDLPKTDRIYTDLKFFEQNFKGVMPLEIVVDTKIKNGLRKNSLQLFEKIDSLSRYIGMQSEMSRPLSIVEGMKFAKQAYYDGDSTNYALPNSFDISFLAAYLNLKGSGKDSTNQLGRLVSSFMDEDRQQTRISVNMQDVGSKRLPELIDNIKEKTNLYFDSANYRVVFTGSSVTFLEGSTFIINGLKESVFWAFLLIALCMLYLFKSLRILLCSLIPNLIPLVITAGVMGWVGIKLKPSTVLIFSVALGIAIDITIRFLVNFKQVQDETSRNHRDVVIETIHSTGISIIYTSLVLIAGFIIFCFSGFGGTQSLGWLTSLTLVVATITNLVLLPALLIDLSKGRKKIIE; from the coding sequence ATGTGGCAAAAACTTGGCTCCCTGGTTCTTAAGTACAGGATTCCCCTCCTGATTTCCCTGCTTGCGGCAACCGCTTTCATGGGTTATCATGCCAGTAAGATCCAAATGAGCTATGAGTTTTCGCGGGCGATACCCACCAATAATCCCAAATACAAAGACTATATCGCTTTTAAGCAGCAATTCGGGGAAGATGGAAATTTGCTGGTGATCGGGGTGCAAACAGACAAATTATTTACCCAGGCTATTTTCAACGGTTATACAGCTTTGGCCAGAAAGCTGAAAACAGTAAATGGTGTTGACAATATTTTAAGCGTCCCTGGTGCTTTTAACCTGGTAAAAAATGATTCCTCAGAAAAATTACAAGCATTCCGGATTTTTGGTGACGGCGAATTAACGCAGGCGCAAATTGATACAGGTGTAGGCATTTTTAAAAATCTGCCGTTTTACCAGGGGTTATTGTACAATCCTGCAGCCAATGCCTATCTGATGGGACTTGGCATTAACAAGTCGATCCTGGCATCCCCCCAAAGAACGAAAGTGGTGAATGAAATATTAGGGCTTTGCGAAACATTTGCCCGGCAACACCAGTTGACGCTACATTACAGCGGCTTGCCATTGATCCGCACTCAAATGGCAGACCGTATTGCCAAAGAAATGAAATGGTTGCTCTTTGGTTCATTACTCCTGTCTGCGATTATCTTACTACTATTTTTCAGAAGTATTGGTGCAATGCTGATTTCACTGGCAGTTGTAATTATAGGGGTGATCTGGAGTGTTGGCACCATGCATTTACTGGATTATAAAATCACTTTATTGAACGCCCTTATTCCACCGTTGATCGTAGTGATCGGAATACCCAATTGTATTTATTTCCTGAATAAATACCATATCTCCTTTAATGAAATCGGTAATAAAAATGCCGCCCTGGAAAAGATGATTGCCAAAATGGGCATTGTTACCCTGTTTTGTAATATTGCTGCTGCGATCGGATTTGCGGTTTTCGCTTTAACAAAAAGTGCTGTCCTGAAAGAATTTGGGGTTGTTGCCGGTATAAATATCATGGTGATATTTTTCATATCCCTGATTTTTATTCCTGTTGTATTAAGTTTCCTGCCTTCTCCAAAAACAAGGCACATGCGTTACCTGGATAACAAGTGGTTGCTGGCGGTACTCGACCGGCTGGAGATATGGGCACTCAATCACCGCAAAGTTATTTATGGCCTCACGGCGATGGTCACCATTTTGGCCATTGCCGGAATGTTCCGGTTAAAATCAGAAGGATTTATTGTAGATGACCTGCCTAAAACAGACCGGATCTACACAGACCTTAAATTCTTTGAACAAAATTTTAAAGGGGTGATGCCTTTGGAAATAGTGGTAGATACAAAAATTAAAAATGGCCTTAGGAAAAACTCCCTGCAGCTTTTTGAAAAAATAGATTCACTGTCGCGGTATATCGGCATGCAATCTGAAATGTCAAGGCCATTATCGATTGTGGAAGGTATGAAATTTGCCAAGCAGGCCTATTATGATGGCGATAGCACGAATTATGCCCTGCCTAATAGTTTTGATATCAGTTTTTTAGCTGCATACCTCAACCTGAAAGGATCGGGTAAAGACAGTACCAACCAACTGGGCAGGCTGGTTAGTTCATTTATGGACGAGGACCGGCAGCAAACACGCATTAGTGTCAATATGCAGGATGTCGGCAGTAAAAGATTACCTGAACTGATCGATAATATCAAAGAAAAAACAAACCTGTATTTTGATTCTGCAAATTATAGGGTAGTCTTTACCGGGAGTAGCGTCACTTTCCTTGAAGGCAGCACTTTTATTATAAACGGATTAAAAGAAAGTGTTTTCTGGGCCTTCCTTTTAATTGCGCTTTGTATGCTATACCTTTTTAAATCGCTAAGGATACTGTTGTGTTCGCTTATTCCAAATCTTATACCATTGGTGATCACAGCCGGCGTTATGGGATGGGTTGGCATAAAATTAAAACCATCAACAGTGCTTATTTTCAGTGTTGCGCTGGGAATTGCCATTGATATCACCATCCGCTTCCTCGTCAATTTCAAACAAGTACAGGATGAAACATCCAGGAATCACCGGGATGTTGTGATCGAAACCATTCATTCAACAGGTATCAGTATAATTTATACATCTCTGGTGCTAATAGCCGGATTTATCATTTTCTGTTTCAGTGGATTTGGTGGAACACAATCCCTGGGCTGGCTAACTTCGCTTACCCTGGTAGTTGCCACCATCACTAACCTGGTGTTGTTACCTGCATTATTGATTGACCTTTCAAAAGGAAGGAAGAAAATTATTGAATAA
- the gatB gene encoding Asp-tRNA(Asn)/Glu-tRNA(Gln) amidotransferase subunit GatB has product MELQQKYELVIGLEVHAQLSTQTKLFCGDSASFGGDPNTHISPITLAYPGTLPRLNKLAVDYAIRMGLACNSTISSVNWFARKHYFYPDLPKGYQTSQHINNICQGGGIRILVGGHERIVQLHHIHLEEDAGKSIHDAHPGKTAIDHNRAGVPLIEIVSEPDLFSAEEAYAYVTEIRKLVRFLGICDGNMEEGSMRCDANISIRPRGDKKLGTRVEVKNLNSIRNVKRAIEHEAHRMMEMAERGEPIIQQTRSFDADHGTTFALRSKEEANDYRYFPDPDLPPFVVTPEKLEGIRLAMPELPDAVQLRYMQQYQLPAYDARLLSEEKDSVLYFETVLCHTKEYKSVANWLLGPVKAWMNEHNAGIDSFPLRPAQLAGLVNLVSSGNISFSSASSRLLPRLLETPDADPALLAANLNLLQNAGSGEIEQWVAEVLGRMPDKVAEYKKGKKGLIGLFMGEVKKISKGKADPKMTTTLLEQKLNEL; this is encoded by the coding sequence ATGGAATTACAGCAGAAATACGAGCTGGTCATCGGCCTTGAAGTACATGCCCAATTATCCACCCAAACGAAATTATTTTGTGGGGATAGCGCCAGTTTTGGCGGAGATCCAAATACTCATATCAGTCCGATAACCCTGGCCTACCCCGGAACCCTGCCCAGGCTGAATAAGCTGGCTGTGGATTATGCAATCAGGATGGGGCTGGCTTGTAATTCAACGATTAGTTCTGTTAATTGGTTTGCGCGTAAACATTATTTCTACCCCGACCTGCCGAAAGGCTACCAGACCTCTCAGCATATTAATAATATCTGCCAGGGGGGTGGCATTAGGATCCTTGTGGGTGGCCATGAACGGATAGTGCAGCTCCACCATATCCACCTGGAAGAAGACGCCGGCAAAAGTATTCATGATGCCCATCCTGGAAAAACCGCTATTGACCATAACAGGGCTGGGGTACCGCTGATAGAAATCGTTTCTGAACCTGACCTGTTCAGCGCAGAAGAAGCCTATGCCTATGTAACTGAAATCAGGAAACTGGTGCGCTTCCTGGGCATCTGCGATGGTAATATGGAAGAAGGTAGTATGCGATGTGATGCGAATATATCTATCCGGCCCAGGGGTGATAAAAAATTAGGTACCAGGGTGGAAGTAAAAAACCTGAATTCCATCAGGAATGTGAAAAGGGCCATTGAACATGAAGCCCACCGTATGATGGAAATGGCCGAGCGTGGAGAACCAATTATTCAGCAAACACGAAGTTTTGATGCGGATCATGGTACCACTTTTGCCCTTCGGTCAAAAGAAGAAGCCAATGATTACCGGTATTTTCCTGATCCGGACCTTCCCCCATTTGTTGTGACGCCCGAAAAACTGGAAGGCATCCGCCTTGCCATGCCCGAACTCCCCGATGCTGTTCAACTGCGCTATATGCAGCAGTATCAGCTCCCAGCCTATGATGCCCGATTATTAAGTGAGGAAAAAGACAGCGTATTGTACTTTGAAACTGTTCTCTGCCACACCAAAGAATACAAATCAGTCGCCAATTGGCTGCTCGGCCCTGTTAAAGCCTGGATGAATGAACACAATGCCGGAATTGATTCATTTCCACTTCGACCAGCGCAACTTGCGGGACTTGTAAACCTCGTGTCTTCCGGAAATATAAGTTTTTCATCTGCCTCATCCCGTTTATTACCCCGTTTATTGGAGACCCCAGATGCAGATCCTGCATTATTAGCGGCCAACCTTAATTTATTGCAAAATGCCGGTTCCGGTGAAATTGAGCAATGGGTGGCTGAAGTGCTCGGTAGAATGCCTGATAAAGTGGCAGAATATAAAAAAGGCAAAAAGGGCCTGATCGGCTTATTTATGGGAGAAGTTAAGAAAATCTCAAAAGGTAAGGCCGATCCCAAAATGACCACTACCTTGCTGGAGCAAAAACTTAATGAATTATAA
- a CDS encoding PDZ domain-containing protein codes for MKKHMKILTPSAVCLGFLVLMTNLAFSQDKKKSPDKLDDSEQIIIKWKSNIDADTKGEKGSKGPKGQKDVKLVIELKDDAVLVNGKPLDEFNDEELAVLKKDIIVMDGNTFSLAVPGHPRSAFRGGSWTMENDGPVVLGYGNPNSAFLGVGSEKTDKGVVITEITDGSAAAKAGLKEGDIITKIDATAITSPDQLSSTIGKYKPDSKIIITIKRAGKEQKVNATLGKRMPRISTTAPGFNLNEDFEFKSFEWMDNRPKLGIKAQDTEDGKGVKVLDVDEESAAEKAGLKEGDIITSFDGTAINSVNQLVDVSRAAKDAKKVVLPLKFLRDNKEQQVDLKLPRKLRTAEL; via the coding sequence ATGAAAAAACATATGAAAATACTTACACCATCTGCAGTATGCCTGGGCTTTCTGGTTTTAATGACGAACCTGGCTTTTTCCCAGGATAAAAAGAAAAGCCCGGATAAGCTGGATGATTCTGAGCAGATCATCATCAAATGGAAAAGCAATATTGATGCAGATACAAAAGGAGAGAAAGGCAGTAAAGGCCCAAAGGGCCAGAAAGATGTTAAACTGGTGATTGAACTGAAAGATGATGCGGTTTTGGTCAATGGCAAGCCTTTGGATGAATTTAATGATGAAGAGTTGGCTGTCCTGAAAAAAGATATCATCGTAATGGATGGAAACACCTTCAGCCTGGCTGTCCCCGGCCATCCCAGGTCCGCTTTCAGGGGCGGCAGCTGGACAATGGAAAATGATGGTCCGGTCGTTTTGGGTTATGGAAATCCAAATAGTGCATTTCTCGGGGTAGGTTCAGAAAAAACAGACAAGGGTGTAGTAATTACCGAGATTACAGATGGCAGTGCCGCTGCAAAAGCCGGATTGAAAGAAGGTGATATTATTACCAAAATTGACGCTACTGCAATTACATCTCCGGACCAGTTAAGTTCAACAATTGGCAAATACAAACCGGATAGTAAAATAATCATCACCATTAAACGGGCGGGTAAAGAACAAAAAGTGAACGCCACCCTGGGGAAAAGAATGCCCAGAATTTCGACTACCGCTCCAGGATTCAACCTGAACGAAGATTTCGAATTCAAAAGCTTCGAATGGATGGACAACCGCCCGAAGCTGGGTATTAAAGCCCAGGATACTGAAGATGGAAAAGGGGTAAAAGTGCTTGATGTTGATGAGGAATCTGCTGCTGAGAAAGCCGGATTGAAAGAAGGCGATATCATCACCTCATTTGATGGTACTGCAATTAATAGCGTCAACCAACTCGTGGATGTTTCAAGGGCTGCAAAAGATGCCAAAAAAGTAGTACTTCCATTAAAATTCCTGCGCGATAATAAAGAACAACAGGTCGACCTCAAGTTACCCAGGAAGCTGAGGACTGCGGAGCTGTAG
- a CDS encoding TlpA disulfide reductase family protein — MISKKLVIVTILAGLFAVQCKQASSGGDFTVTVNYSNGEGLIPMDNRKIVLEEIPFGGEAVPVILDSLSIKSTKGQVVLKGKAKEEGIYQVAVDNGPVFLVVNDGEDIKVDLDMNKRDHYYTVKGSEASIQIQEFVQQYSDRSQQINSVFGKLDSLKQFGGSDSLILVATNQKNEYINSLSVYMKNFISNAKGPSVSLFALGLSNRVLPKADFDLALNNAVKKYPEHKMLKTLKTTYDMQQTQMAEMEKQKAARSIIGKPAPALAMPDVNGKNISIADFKGKFLLVDFWASWCGPCRQENPNVVMAYDKYRNRNFAILGVSLDKEKEPWLKAIKADKLEWSHMSDLKFWDSESVKVFGFEGIPYNVLINPEGIIIAENLRGFDLDQKLSEVLK, encoded by the coding sequence ATGATCTCTAAAAAGCTGGTGATAGTGACAATATTGGCTGGATTGTTTGCGGTGCAATGCAAACAGGCATCGTCTGGTGGTGATTTCACCGTAACGGTTAACTATTCGAATGGAGAAGGACTGATTCCTATGGATAACCGCAAGATTGTTCTGGAAGAAATTCCATTTGGCGGAGAGGCTGTCCCGGTCATATTGGATTCACTTTCCATAAAATCGACTAAGGGCCAGGTAGTCCTGAAAGGTAAAGCAAAAGAAGAAGGCATATACCAGGTGGCAGTAGACAATGGTCCGGTATTCCTGGTAGTTAATGATGGCGAAGATATTAAGGTTGACCTGGATATGAATAAGCGGGATCACTATTATACAGTCAAAGGATCCGAAGCCAGTATTCAGATACAGGAATTCGTACAGCAATACAGTGACCGCAGCCAGCAGATCAACTCGGTATTTGGCAAACTCGACAGCCTGAAGCAATTTGGCGGCTCAGACAGCCTGATACTGGTGGCAACCAACCAGAAGAATGAATACATTAATTCGTTGTCGGTGTATATGAAAAACTTTATTAGCAATGCCAAAGGTCCGTCTGTCAGCCTTTTTGCATTGGGATTATCTAATAGGGTCCTGCCAAAGGCAGATTTTGATCTTGCTTTAAATAATGCAGTAAAGAAATACCCGGAACACAAGATGCTAAAGACGCTGAAGACCACCTACGACATGCAACAGACGCAAATGGCTGAAATGGAAAAGCAGAAAGCCGCCAGGAGCATAATCGGGAAACCGGCACCGGCTCTTGCCATGCCAGATGTAAATGGTAAAAATATTTCTATTGCTGATTTCAAAGGAAAATTCCTGCTTGTTGATTTCTGGGCCAGCTGGTGTGGCCCATGCCGTCAGGAAAATCCTAATGTGGTAATGGCTTACGATAAATACAGGAACAGGAACTTTGCTATTCTTGGCGTTTCCCTGGATAAGGAAAAAGAACCCTGGCTGAAAGCCATTAAAGCGGACAAACTGGAATGGTCGCATATGAGTGACCTTAAATTCTGGGATAGCGAATCAGTTAAGGTCTTTGGATTTGAAGGAATTCCTTATAATGTACTCATCAATCCGGAGGGCATCATAATAGCCGAAAACTTAAGGGGATTCGACCTGGATCAAAAACTATCTGAAGTCCTGAAATGA